From the genome of Anabrus simplex isolate iqAnaSimp1 chromosome X, ASM4041472v1, whole genome shotgun sequence, one region includes:
- the Ald1 gene encoding fructose-bisphosphate aldolase: MTTYFSYPAPSLQDELRKIAEAIVAPGKGILAADESTATIGKRFVDIGVENTEENRRLYRQLLFTTDEVLGQNISGVILFHETLYQKADDGVPFVDHLKQRGIIPGIKVDKGVVPLFGSEDECTTQGLDDLAQRCAQYKKDGCHFAKWRCVLKIKRNTPSYQAIMENANVLARYASICQANRIVPIVEPEVLPDGEHDLDRAQKVTETVLAAVYKALNDHHVYLEGTLLKPNMVTAGQSCTTKYTAEDIAAATVTALNRTVPAAVAGIVFLSGGQSEEEASVNLDAINKFKGKKPWPLSFSYGRALQASVLRAWSGKADNVKAAQDELIKRAQANGNAALGKYEAGSVTGKAADVGLFIKDHNY, from the exons ATGACCACATACTTCAGCTACCCTGCCCCATCCCTGCAGGATGAGCTCCGGAAGATCGCCGAGGCCATCGTAGCCCCTGGTAAAGGTATTCTGGCCGCCGATGAATCCACCGCAACCATCGGTAAACGATTCGTCGATATCGGTGTCGAGAACACAGAGGAGAATCGCCGCCTCTACAGGCAG CTGTTGTTCACCACTGATGAAGTACTTGGTCAGAACATCTCTGGAGTAATCCTGTTCCACGAAACACTGTACCAGAAAGCTGATGACGGAGTTCCCTTCGTCGACCATTTGAAACAGCGTGGAATCATCCCCGGCATCAAGGTCGACAAGGGCGTTGTACCTTTGTTTGGCTCCGAGGATGAATGCACCACTCAGG gaCTCGACGATCTAGCCCAGCGGTGTGCACAGTATAAGAAAGATGGCTGTCATTTCGCCAAGTGGCGTTGTGTGCTCAAGATTAAGCGCAACACTCCATCCTACCAGGCCATCATGGAGAATGCTAACGTGTTGGCACGTTATGCTTCCATCTGTCAAGCTAATCGCATTGTACCCATTGTGGAGCCTGAG GTGCTTCCTGATGGAGAACACGACCTGGACCGCGCACAGAAGGTGACGGAGACTGTGTTGGCTGCGGTCTACAAAGCTCTCAATGACCACCACGTGTACCTGGAGGGGACTCTGCTGAAACCTAACATGGTGACGGCTGGTCAGTCCTGTACCACAAAGTACACTGCCGAGGACATTGCTGCTGCTACTGTGACCGCCCTTAATCGTACCGTGCCTGCAGCCGTGGCTG GCATCGTGTTCCTGTCTGGTGGACAATCTGAGGAGGAGGCGTCCGTTAACCTTGATGCTATCAACAAGTTCAAGGGAAAGAAGCCCTGGCCTCTGTCCTTCAGCTATGGTCGTGCCCTGCAG GCCTCTGTGCTGAGAGCATGGTCAGGCAAGGCTGACAATGTGAAGGCTGCCCAGGATGAGCTCATCAAGCGTGCTCAG